The Colletotrichum higginsianum IMI 349063 chromosome 2, whole genome shotgun sequence genome has a segment encoding these proteins:
- a CDS encoding Polysaccharide deacetylase: MYSSALSATTAVLALAGGAYASPLSRRQSPPVGQIISQCTQTGVVALTYDDGPFTFTPQLLDILAANDVKATFFVNGNNFANIEEGIGPATINRMKNEGHLVGSHTYAHPDLNTLSSADRIAQMTQLEDATRRIAGFAPKYMRPPFLSCDEGCLSDLAGLGYHVIDTNLDTKDFENNTPDTTHISAEKFNNELSNDPASSSAIVLSHDVHEQTVISLTQKMIDTLKAKGYRAVTVGECLGDAPENWYKA, translated from the exons ATGTACTCTTCTGCTCTTAGCGCTACTACTGCGgtccttgccctcgccggAGGTGCCTACGCAAG CCCTCTCTCCCGCCGTCAGAGCCCCCCCGTCGGCCAGATCATCTCGCAGTGCACGCAGAcgggcgtcgtcgccctcacCTATGACGACGGGCCCTTCACCTTCACGCCGCAGCTgctcgacatcctcgccgccaacgacgtcaaggccaccttcttcgtcaacggcaacaacttcgccaacatcgaggagggcatcgGCCCGGCCACCATCAACCGCATGAAGAACGAGGGCCACCTCGTCGGCTCCCACACCTACGCCCACCCGGACCTCAACACCCTCTCCTCGGCCGACCGCATCGCCCAGATGAcccagctcgaggacgccacCCGCCGCATCGCCGGTTTCGCGCCCAAGTACATgcgcccccccttcctctcgtGCGACGAAGGCTGCCTctccgacctcgccggcctggggTACCACGTCATCGACACCAACCTCGACACCAAGGACTTTGAGAACAACACGCCCGATACGACCCACATCTCGGCCGAGAAGTTCAACAACGAGCTCAGCAACGACCCGGCCTCCAGCAGCGCCATCGTCCTGTCCCACGACGTCCACGAGCAGACCGTCATCTCCCTCACTCAGAAGATGATCGACAccctcaaggccaagggctaccgcgccgtcaccgtcgggGAGTGCCTGGGCGACGCTCCCGAGAACTGGTACAAGGCCTAA
- a CDS encoding Glycosyl hydrolase family 18, whose amino-acid sequence MSQGWVNAVYYPNWRVYKGQTPASLPVNAVTHVLYAFVQVNTDGSLRLIDDWADTQIPVDGTTGCLSALAKLKASRPNIRTLVSVGGGGGSAEFPALAANPAARARFAKEIKSFCDKYQLNGVDIDWEHPSDAKQGQDYIALLSDVRRQMPAGRYLLTTALPPGQYVLRNIDLRRAAPLLDYLNLMCYDLTGPWTDVSGNHAQLMASKTLASNNPNLKIACADGISYVINNGVPSRKVLLGIPAYARTFPMAKGPGGPSKNSAEMDYCDMSNDSVDKATVDTAAAAASYVDAKNGFMTFDVPRTVAIKAQYAKSRALGGLFYWTGVGDRKGRQSLVQAGFNELNGVR is encoded by the exons ATGTCTCAAGGCTGGGTCAACGCCGTCTACTACCCCAACTGGCGCGTCTACAAGGGCCAGACGCCGGCTTCGCTGCCGGTGAACGCCGTCACCCATGTGCTCTATGCATTTGTCCAAGTCAACACAGACGGGTCGCTGAGGCTCATCGACGACTGGGCCGATACGCAGATTCCCGTCGACGGGACGACAGGGTGCctctccgccctcgccaaacTCAAGGCCTCGCGGCCCAACATCCGCACACTCGTCtccgttggcggcggcggcgggagtGCTGAGTTCCCCGCGCTGGCTGCCAACCcggccgcccgcgcccggTTCGCCAAGGAGATTAAGAGCTTTTGCGACAAGTACCAACTTAACGGCGTCGACA TCGACTGGGAACACCCAAGCGACGCCAAGCAGGGCCAGGACTACATCGCGCTCTTGAGTGACGTGCGCCGCCAGATGCCGGCGGGGAGGTACCTTCTCACCACGGCTCTGCCGCCGGGCCAGTACGTCTTGAGGAACATCGACCTCAGACGGGCGGCGCCCCTGCTCGACTACTTGAATCTCATGTGCTACGACCTGACGGGCCCCTGGACCGACGTCTCGGGGAACCACGCGCAGTTGATGGCGTCCAAGACGCTGGCGAGCAACAACCCGAACTTGAAGATTGCGtgcgccgacggcatcagCTACGTCATCAATAACGGCGTCCCGAGCCGCAAGGTGCTGCTCGGGATCCCCGCGTACGCCCGCACGTTCCCAATGGCCAAGGGCCCCGGAGGGCCCTCCAAGAactcggccgagatggactACTGCGACATGTCCAACGACAGCGTCGACAAGGCCACGgtcgacacggcggcggcggcggcctcgtacgtcgacgccaagaaCGGGTTCATGACGTTCGACGTGccgaggacggtggccatCAAGGCACAGTACGCCAAGAGCAGGGCCCTCGGGGGTCTGTTCTACTGGACCGGCGTAGGGGATAGGAAGGGAAGGCAGAGCCTGGTGCAGGCTGGGTTCAACGAGTTGAACGGCGTAAGATAG